In a single window of the Drosophila gunungcola strain Sukarami unplaced genomic scaffold, Dgunungcola_SK_2 000066F, whole genome shotgun sequence genome:
- the LOC128264328 gene encoding serine protease Hayan isoform X2, translated as MVSASRYFPLGLLTIATLVQLTVGDEGDPCHVKSDIPGICRASSACNNIEGYLRQGALSTSQVPSCGFGAREEIICCPIVACCPTDSSTTTPSTRVNVPDKERPAVAACTKIRSGERPITVHILGGLPVDPGVYPHMAAIAYTTFGAVDYRCGGSLIASRFVLTAAHCVNSDSTTPSFVRLGAVAIENPAAGFQDINVIDIHIHPNYSSSSKYNDIAILELAEDAIESDNIRPACLYTDPENPPLDSKIFVAGWGVMNVTNRARSKILLRASLDLVTVEKCNASFGEQPSAMRALKQGVIDSLLCAADKKQQKDACQGDSGGPLILETNEVDGVYSILAVISSGFGCATKTPGLYTRVTSFLDYIEGIVWPANRV; from the exons ATGGTCTCGGCGAGCAGGTACTTTCCACTGGGTCTCCTGACGATCGCCACTTTGGTGCAGCTAACGGTTGGGGATG AGGGTGATCCGTGCCATGTGAAGTCTGACATTCCGGGCATTTGCCGGGCCTCCTCAGCCTGCAACAACATCGAGGGATACCTCAGGCAGGGCGCCCTGTCCACCAGCCAGGTGCCCAGTTGTGGCTTCGGGGCACGCGAGGAGATCATCTGCTGCCCCATCGTCGCCTGCTGCCCCACTGA TTCGTCGACGACGACGCCCAGCACCAGGGTCAATGTGCCGGACAAGGAGCGACCAGCGGTGGCAG CCTGTACAAAGATCCGGTCCGGAGAGAGGCCGATAACAGTTCACATCCTGGGCGGTCTGCCAGTGGATCCTGGCGTTTATCCCCACATGGCGGCCATCGCATACACCACCTTCGGAGCAGTGGACTACCGCTGTGGCGGATCGCTCATCGCCAGTCGCTTCGTCCTGACCGCCGCCCATTGCGTGAATAGTGACAGCACGACGCCGTCCTTCGTGCGATTGGGTGCGGTGGCCATTGAGAATCCCGCCGCTGGCTTCCAGGACATCAATGTG ATTGATATCCACATTCATCCGAACTATTCGAGCAGCAGCAAGTACAACGATATCGCCATTCTGGAGCTGGCCGAGGATGCCATTGAGTCGGACAACATCCGACCCGCCTGCCTCTACACGGATCCAGAGAATCCGCCCTTGGACTCGAAAATATTCGTGGCCGGTTGGGGTGTTATGAATGTGACAA ATCGCGCCAGGTCGAAGATCCTGTTGCGGGCCAGTCTGGACCTGGTGACCGTGGAGAAGTGCAACGCGTCCTTCGGGGAGCAGCCGAGTGCCATGAGGGCCTTGAAGCAGGGCGTGATCGACTCGCTGCTGTGTGCGGCGGACAAGAAGCAGCAGAAGGACGCCTGCCAGGGCGACTCCGGGGGTCCGCTCATCCTGGAGACGAACGAGGTGGACGGCGTCTACTCGATCCTGGCCGTCATATCCTCGGGCTTCGGCTGCGCCACCAAGACACCGGGCCTCTACACGCGGGTCACCTCCTTCCTGGACTATATCGAGGGCATTGTGTGGCCGGCCAATCGGGTGTGA
- the LOC128264328 gene encoding serine protease Hayan isoform X1, producing the protein MVSASRYFPLGLLTIATLVQLTVGDEGDPCHVKSDIPGICRASSACNNIEGYLRQGALSTSQVPSCGFGAREEIICCPIVACCPTDRASDVQVLATSSERSRLPQTQPQPQPQRQPEPQPQPQPQQEPQSQPQPLPLLSTTTERTKVRESQLDENQNFFDFNKLLSTTTVKPQRTHESLKLPSSQDFGRRATQESMNRPTKESMNRPTHEAMKMPIQNVGAWGIAPPKITPTTTTQRSWMEPQWGWENREPRIVNRPLTTPRSRPHKPKNPSPSPIPSPNNSNLIHLVNDRLRQQGMQIEPAREVPHPATSPPPPTPMPTKVMDPFEPFRFRGQDRNPKEPKESKEEVVQPEPWKEPSNDLDFAPAELRSSTTTPSTRVNVPDKERPAVAACTKIRSGERPITVHILGGLPVDPGVYPHMAAIAYTTFGAVDYRCGGSLIASRFVLTAAHCVNSDSTTPSFVRLGAVAIENPAAGFQDINVIDIHIHPNYSSSSKYNDIAILELAEDAIESDNIRPACLYTDPENPPLDSKIFVAGWGVMNVTNRARSKILLRASLDLVTVEKCNASFGEQPSAMRALKQGVIDSLLCAADKKQQKDACQGDSGGPLILETNEVDGVYSILAVISSGFGCATKTPGLYTRVTSFLDYIEGIVWPANRV; encoded by the exons ATGGTCTCGGCGAGCAGGTACTTTCCACTGGGTCTCCTGACGATCGCCACTTTGGTGCAGCTAACGGTTGGGGATG AGGGTGATCCGTGCCATGTGAAGTCTGACATTCCGGGCATTTGCCGGGCCTCCTCAGCCTGCAACAACATCGAGGGATACCTCAGGCAGGGCGCCCTGTCCACCAGCCAGGTGCCCAGTTGTGGCTTCGGGGCACGCGAGGAGATCATCTGCTGCCCCATCGTCGCCTGCTGCCCCACTGA CCGAGCTTCCGATGTGCAAGTCCTTGCCACGAGCTCCGAGCGCAGCAGGTTACCTCAAACTcaaccacaaccacaaccacaacGACAACCGGAACCACAGccacaaccacaaccacaacAGGAACCACAGTCACAACCACAACCATTACCTCTACTCTCAACAACCACCGAAAGGACAAAGGTACGGGAATCTCAACTGGACGAAAACCAGAACTTCTTCGACTTCAACAAGCTGCTCAGTACAACCACTGTCAAGCCGCAGAGAACCCACGAGTCCCTCAAATTGCCCTCAAGCCAAGACTTTGGGAGAAGAGCCACTCAGGAGTCCATGAATAGACCCACCAAAGAGTCCATGAATAGACCCACCCACGAGGCCATGAAGATGCCCATCCAGAATGTAGGCGCTTGGGGCATAGCTCCTCCAAAGATTACACCCACAACAACCACGCAGAGATCTTGGATGGAGCCGCAATGGGGATGGGAAAATCGCGAGCCACGGATAGTAAACCGCCCCCTGACCACGCCCCGTTCGCGACCCCACAAACCCAAGaatcccagtcccagtcccattCCCAGTCCCAACAATAGCAATCTCATACACTTGGTCAACGATCGACTGCGACAGCAGGGAATGCAGATAGAGCCGGCAAGGGAAGTGCCACATCCAGCAACATCGCCTCCACCACCCACGCCCATGCCCACCAAAGTGATGGATCCCTTCGAGCCCTTTCGATTTCGGGGCCAGGACAGGAATCCCAAGGAGCCGAAGGAGTCCAAGGAGGAGGTGGTTCAACCGGAACCCTGGAAGGAGCCCAGCAATGATCTGGACTTTGCCCCAGCCGAGTTGCG TTCGTCGACGACGACGCCCAGCACCAGGGTCAATGTGCCGGACAAGGAGCGACCAGCGGTGGCAG CCTGTACAAAGATCCGGTCCGGAGAGAGGCCGATAACAGTTCACATCCTGGGCGGTCTGCCAGTGGATCCTGGCGTTTATCCCCACATGGCGGCCATCGCATACACCACCTTCGGAGCAGTGGACTACCGCTGTGGCGGATCGCTCATCGCCAGTCGCTTCGTCCTGACCGCCGCCCATTGCGTGAATAGTGACAGCACGACGCCGTCCTTCGTGCGATTGGGTGCGGTGGCCATTGAGAATCCCGCCGCTGGCTTCCAGGACATCAATGTG ATTGATATCCACATTCATCCGAACTATTCGAGCAGCAGCAAGTACAACGATATCGCCATTCTGGAGCTGGCCGAGGATGCCATTGAGTCGGACAACATCCGACCCGCCTGCCTCTACACGGATCCAGAGAATCCGCCCTTGGACTCGAAAATATTCGTGGCCGGTTGGGGTGTTATGAATGTGACAA ATCGCGCCAGGTCGAAGATCCTGTTGCGGGCCAGTCTGGACCTGGTGACCGTGGAGAAGTGCAACGCGTCCTTCGGGGAGCAGCCGAGTGCCATGAGGGCCTTGAAGCAGGGCGTGATCGACTCGCTGCTGTGTGCGGCGGACAAGAAGCAGCAGAAGGACGCCTGCCAGGGCGACTCCGGGGGTCCGCTCATCCTGGAGACGAACGAGGTGGACGGCGTCTACTCGATCCTGGCCGTCATATCCTCGGGCTTCGGCTGCGCCACCAAGACACCGGGCCTCTACACGCGGGTCACCTCCTTCCTGGACTATATCGAGGGCATTGTGTGGCCGGCCAATCGGGTGTGA
- the LOC128264335 gene encoding serine protease persephone, whose protein sequence is MMTFDRGGILLCATLLLTSCSSIYATVILGRACNVTDTMPGTCRTSNDCEPLVDGYIKSGVLNLDDVPTCGLGPWEEIVCCPTKPYRENGTTLGTTLGSSSATRAVNSEVRVDVFRGTTDRPSVAACKEIRKKIESSNRLVIHIVGGYPVDAGVYPHMAAIAYTFNSEFRCGGSLIAKRFVLTAAHCVNNIDDPPAFVRLGAVNIEKPDKNYQDINVRNVTIHPSYVSGKYNDIAVLELEHDAVETNSVRPACLHTDPNDSPPQSKLFVAGWGVLNVTTRARSKILLRASLDMVSLDQCNVSYAEQPGSVRALKHGVDESLLCAIDHEQKADACQGDSGGPLIQELTNRDGVYTIMGVISSGFGCATVTPGLYTRVFSYLDFIEETVWPGNTV, encoded by the exons ATGATGACATTCGACAGAGGAGGTATACTTCTTTGCGCCACCCTTTTGCTAACTAGCTGCTCCTCCATCTATGCAACTGTCATAT TGGGTCGGGCCTGCAATGTTACGGATACCATGCCCGGAACCTGCCGCACCTCCAACGACTGTGAGCCCCTGGTCGATGGCTATATCAAGTCGGGAGTGCTAAATCTCGATGATGTGCCCACCTGCGGACTCGGCCCATGGGAGGAGATCGTCTGCTGTCCCACCAAGCCGTATAGAGAAAATGG TACTACTTTGGGTACTACTTTAGGTAGCTCTTCCGCGACTAGGGCGGTCAATTCAGAGGTCCGTGTAGATGTGTTCAGGGGAACTACGGACCGACCATCGGTGGCAG CTTGTAAGGAAATTCGGAAAAAAATCGAAAGCAGCAACCGACTGGTCATCCACATTGTCGGCGGCTATCCCGTTGACGCCGGTGTATATCCGCACATGGCGGCCATCGCATACACCTTCAACTCCGAGTTCCGGTGCGGTGGATCACTCATCGCCAAACGATTTGTACTCACCGCCGCCCACTGTGTGAACAACATAGACGACCCGCCGGCTTTTGTCCGTTTGGGTGCGGTTAATATTGAAAAACCGGACAAAAACTACCAGGATATCAATGTG CGGAACGTAACGATCCATCCGTCGTATGTGAGCGGCAAGTACAATGATATCGCGGTTTTGGAACTGGAACATGACGCAGTCGAAACGAACAGCGTCCGGCCCGCTTGCCTTCACACCGATCCTAACGATTCACCGCCGCAGTCCAAGTTGTTCGTCGCCGGCTGGGGGGTTCTCAATGTGACCA CTCGGGCGCGTTCGAAGATCCTGTTGCGGGCGAGTCTGGATATGGTCAGCCTGGATCAGTGCAACGTGTCCTATGCGGAGCAGCCCGGATCCGTTCGAGCATTGAAGCACGGCGTGGACGAGTCGCTGCTGTGCGCCATTGACCACGAACAGAAAGCGGACGCCTGTCAGGGCGACTCCGGTGGTCCGCTCATCCAGGAGCTCACTAACCGGGACGGCGTCTACACGATCATGGGCGTCATATCGTCGGGATTCGGATGCGCCACCGTAACACCGGGTCTCTACACCCGTGTGTTCTCCTATCTGGACTTTATCGAGGAAACTGTCTGGCCGGGCAATACGGTCTGA
- the LOC128264334 gene encoding uncharacterized protein LOC128264334 isoform X2, with protein MSRRGATGCVTALILASLCLGFCRGYFSLEVGDPCPTPNYRSRCQAVEDCETLSSHLQTGRLTLKTVMNCGFTTRSEKICCPVEDAQSKERLEETTRRTTSTATTTTSTTTTTTTTTTTTTTTPAAAGEDWLSIFQTDREYVQRSIGPTHRPTRESFPLRGTPEGAECTAPLYVGQCRAVSQCPSVEPLLSQGRLRDEDFTTCDVGTHEEIICCPFDLPLQPRVQSGPRLGAQGDSSEAARPEDPRELAAIARADSLLPRYRHLASLAHPNAAFDGHLHHCAAIVLTPRLLVSAAGCERPSHAVFGVADMRDVDADEDYLADIVRLVQFRRDLSLIRLQDPLRLGSQSAANVSIAPICSQFELTRLQVSGSLVAVAWGKGEATDCPLYEMPMRLRPTWACGDLANYGGVQELGSSHLCLEPVGGERELERFSNSSTCAACPGSVGSVLHLVRPGGSRCVLAIATPTGAECEARTMYYTGLLSPQFRNFVEQEQKE; from the exons ATGTCACGTCGAGGGGCAACGGGCTGTGTGACGGCCCTGATCTTGGCAAGCCTCTGTCTCGGCTTCTGCCGTGGCTACTTCAGTCTGGAGG TGGGTGACCCCTGTCCGACGCCCAACTACCGCAGTCGCTGCCAAGCGGTGGAGGATTGTGAGACCCTGTCCTCACATCTCCAGACGGGCAGACTCACGCTCAAGACCGTGATGAACTGCGGCTTCACCACTCGCAGCGAGAAGATCTGCTGTCCCGTCGAGGATGCCCAAAGTAAGGAGCGCTTGGAGGAGACCACAAGGAGAACCACTTCCACGGCCACTACTACTACTagtactactactactactactactactactactactactactactacgccagcagcagcaggcgagGATTGGCTTAGTATATTCCAGACGGATCGCGAGTACGTCCAGCGATCCATTGGACCCACCCATCGGCCGACAAGGGAAAGCTTCCCGTTGAGGGGCACACCCGAGGGTGCGGAGTGCACGGCTCCGTTGTACGTTGGCCAGTGCCGAGCCGTGTCCCAGTGTCCCAGTGTGGAGCCACTCCTCTCCCAGGGTCGCCTGAGGGACGAGGACTTCACCACGTGCGACGTGGGCACCCACGAGGAGATCATCTGCTGTCCCTTCGACCTGCCCCTCCAGCCgcgcgtccaaagcggtccgcGGCTGGGCGCCCAGGGCGACTCCTCGGAGGCGGCCCGGCCGGAGGATCCCCGCGAGCTGGCCGCCATCGCTCGGGCGGATAGTCTGCTGCCCCGCTACCGCCACCTGGCCTCGCTGGCCCACCCCAATGCCGCCTTCGACGGGCACCTGCACCACTGTGCCGCCATTGTGCTGACCCCACGGCTCCTGGTCAGCGCCGCCGGCTGCGAAAGGCCCAGTCACGCCGTCTTCGGGGTGGCCGACATGCGGGACGTTGACGCCGATGAGGACTACCTGGCGGACATTGTG cGTCTGGTTCAGTTTCGAAGGGATCTATCGCTGATTCGGCTGCAGGATCCACTGCGTCTGGGCAGTCAGAGCGCCGCCAATGTGAGCATAGCTCCCATTTGCAGCCAGTTCGAGCTGACCCGCCTGCAGGTGAGCGGCAGTTTGGTGGCCGTGGCCTGGGGCAAGGGTGAAG CCACCGACTGTCCGCTGTACGAGATGCCCATGCGGTTGCGTCCCACCTGGGCCTGTGGAGATCTGGCCAACTATGGCGGAGTCCAGGAACTGGGCAGCTCACACCTTTGCCTGGAGCCGGTGGGCGGGGAGAGGGAGCTGGAGCGGTTCTCCAACAGCAGCACCTGCGCCGCCTGTCCAGGATCGGTGGGCAGTGTGCTCCATCTGGTGCGACCGGGTGGAAGTCGTTGTGTCCTGGCcattgccacgcccactggcGCCGAGTGTGAAGCGAGAACCATGTACTACACCGGTTTACTCAGCCCACAGTTTAGAAACTTTgtggagcaggagcagaaggaGTAA
- the LOC128264334 gene encoding uncharacterized protein LOC128264334 isoform X1, with protein MSRRGATGCVTALILASLCLGFCRGYFSLEVAVGDPCPTPNYRSRCQAVEDCETLSSHLQTGRLTLKTVMNCGFTTRSEKICCPVEDAQSKERLEETTRRTTSTATTTTSTTTTTTTTTTTTTTTPAAAGEDWLSIFQTDREYVQRSIGPTHRPTRESFPLRGTPEGAECTAPLYVGQCRAVSQCPSVEPLLSQGRLRDEDFTTCDVGTHEEIICCPFDLPLQPRVQSGPRLGAQGDSSEAARPEDPRELAAIARADSLLPRYRHLASLAHPNAAFDGHLHHCAAIVLTPRLLVSAAGCERPSHAVFGVADMRDVDADEDYLADIVRLVQFRRDLSLIRLQDPLRLGSQSAANVSIAPICSQFELTRLQVSGSLVAVAWGKGEATDCPLYEMPMRLRPTWACGDLANYGGVQELGSSHLCLEPVGGERELERFSNSSTCAACPGSVGSVLHLVRPGGSRCVLAIATPTGAECEARTMYYTGLLSPQFRNFVEQEQKE; from the exons ATGTCACGTCGAGGGGCAACGGGCTGTGTGACGGCCCTGATCTTGGCAAGCCTCTGTCTCGGCTTCTGCCGTGGCTACTTCAGTCTGGAGG TTGCAGTGGGTGACCCCTGTCCGACGCCCAACTACCGCAGTCGCTGCCAAGCGGTGGAGGATTGTGAGACCCTGTCCTCACATCTCCAGACGGGCAGACTCACGCTCAAGACCGTGATGAACTGCGGCTTCACCACTCGCAGCGAGAAGATCTGCTGTCCCGTCGAGGATGCCCAAAGTAAGGAGCGCTTGGAGGAGACCACAAGGAGAACCACTTCCACGGCCACTACTACTACTagtactactactactactactactactactactactactactactacgccagcagcagcaggcgagGATTGGCTTAGTATATTCCAGACGGATCGCGAGTACGTCCAGCGATCCATTGGACCCACCCATCGGCCGACAAGGGAAAGCTTCCCGTTGAGGGGCACACCCGAGGGTGCGGAGTGCACGGCTCCGTTGTACGTTGGCCAGTGCCGAGCCGTGTCCCAGTGTCCCAGTGTGGAGCCACTCCTCTCCCAGGGTCGCCTGAGGGACGAGGACTTCACCACGTGCGACGTGGGCACCCACGAGGAGATCATCTGCTGTCCCTTCGACCTGCCCCTCCAGCCgcgcgtccaaagcggtccgcGGCTGGGCGCCCAGGGCGACTCCTCGGAGGCGGCCCGGCCGGAGGATCCCCGCGAGCTGGCCGCCATCGCTCGGGCGGATAGTCTGCTGCCCCGCTACCGCCACCTGGCCTCGCTGGCCCACCCCAATGCCGCCTTCGACGGGCACCTGCACCACTGTGCCGCCATTGTGCTGACCCCACGGCTCCTGGTCAGCGCCGCCGGCTGCGAAAGGCCCAGTCACGCCGTCTTCGGGGTGGCCGACATGCGGGACGTTGACGCCGATGAGGACTACCTGGCGGACATTGTG cGTCTGGTTCAGTTTCGAAGGGATCTATCGCTGATTCGGCTGCAGGATCCACTGCGTCTGGGCAGTCAGAGCGCCGCCAATGTGAGCATAGCTCCCATTTGCAGCCAGTTCGAGCTGACCCGCCTGCAGGTGAGCGGCAGTTTGGTGGCCGTGGCCTGGGGCAAGGGTGAAG CCACCGACTGTCCGCTGTACGAGATGCCCATGCGGTTGCGTCCCACCTGGGCCTGTGGAGATCTGGCCAACTATGGCGGAGTCCAGGAACTGGGCAGCTCACACCTTTGCCTGGAGCCGGTGGGCGGGGAGAGGGAGCTGGAGCGGTTCTCCAACAGCAGCACCTGCGCCGCCTGTCCAGGATCGGTGGGCAGTGTGCTCCATCTGGTGCGACCGGGTGGAAGTCGTTGTGTCCTGGCcattgccacgcccactggcGCCGAGTGTGAAGCGAGAACCATGTACTACACCGGTTTACTCAGCCCACAGTTTAGAAACTTTgtggagcaggagcagaaggaGTAA